One genomic segment of Marinitoga piezophila KA3 includes these proteins:
- a CDS encoding ABC transporter ATP-binding protein, with protein sequence MEKIIEIKNLTKIYKNGIKALENINLTINRGEKITIFGPNGAGKTTLIKTIGMFIIPDKGKITIKGYNIKKESKKIKKLISIATSNERSFYYRLSLEENLNFFGMLNNLTGKELKKKVEKGLKEMGLYETRKIKYMEASTGMKRRLNLARALIKEAEIYLLDEPTNGVDIETKIKIYEIMEELSQKGKTIILASHDVSEIEKTDRIVVLKKGKITADKKTGEILEKTTRKNEEKLLELIK encoded by the coding sequence ATGGAAAAAATAATAGAAATCAAAAACCTGACAAAAATATACAAAAATGGAATAAAAGCACTGGAAAATATAAATCTAACAATAAACCGAGGAGAAAAAATAACAATATTTGGACCAAATGGAGCAGGAAAAACAACATTAATAAAAACAATAGGAATGTTCATAATACCGGATAAAGGAAAAATAACAATAAAAGGATATAACATAAAAAAAGAATCAAAAAAAATAAAAAAATTAATATCAATAGCGACATCAAATGAAAGGTCATTCTATTACAGATTAAGCTTAGAAGAAAATCTAAACTTCTTTGGAATGTTAAACAACCTAACAGGAAAAGAATTAAAAAAGAAAGTGGAAAAAGGATTAAAAGAAATGGGGCTATACGAAACCAGGAAAATAAAGTATATGGAAGCATCAACGGGGATGAAAAGGAGATTAAATCTAGCAAGGGCATTAATAAAAGAAGCGGAAATATATTTACTTGATGAACCGACAAATGGAGTGGATATAGAAACGAAAATAAAGATATATGAAATAATGGAAGAATTAAGTCAAAAAGGAAAAACAATAATCTTAGCCAGCCATGATGTAAGTGAAATAGAAAAAACAGACAGGATAGTGGTATTAAAAAAAGGGAAAATAACAGCAGATAAAAAAACAGGAGAAATCCTGGAAAAAACAACGAGAAAAAATGAAGAAAAATTGCTGGAATTAATCAAATGA
- a CDS encoding DUF1858 domain-containing protein gives MEKYKVIKEKCIACKACVRTAPENFRIEDGKAVVFKQPENDEELIKSRKAMEICPTGAILYEKPEPITGNSNVKETIEKYPQLKEILVKISPKFKTMQNPVMWNTVAKFATFKNAAKMTGVSLCEILHTVNKELGLEKELYKLFPECIRESEEEFNSSEITWKEPEEIIKIPESNIENLGVVIEQLKDLKSGESVVFEGNIDLEPVIKIIEDMEYLYNIKKYNTFKVRVSVYNPSKESTNIEDYEVLDVRMMQQDPFDIIIKKAYSLNPGEGFVLVQTFVPTPLINMLDGMGFDAEIEQVNPYEVKVYFKRRIEDEEENVEDNGKPTVTIQSATPVGYPIIMRLLQSKRLKKVVNIKELKIWEETEKHLGWIVNGKADISFSALITAAKLRDVDVKMPVVFVWDNFSIITRGYKAKSLEDLKGKTIHLPLFEDAPPAKITKYLIQAKGLNIEDFNFSYGNPFGRPKEIMMDFLSGKVDTVLLREPEAGFVMQALEESNIEYSELDYGKIWNEINDGFGLLPNAGMVLKGDLVRNYPEITKVLLEELEAAINWVNENRKEAAKLSFDMMRAPIKNVEKFLERVTFKYVSGKELEEKVYNFYDILIKNDIINATLDEELMEIFRI, from the coding sequence ATGGAAAAATATAAGGTAATAAAAGAAAAATGCATTGCATGTAAGGCCTGTGTTAGAACAGCACCTGAAAATTTCAGAATCGAAGATGGAAAGGCTGTTGTTTTTAAACAACCTGAAAATGATGAAGAGTTAATCAAATCCAGGAAAGCTATGGAAATCTGTCCTACTGGAGCTATATTATATGAAAAGCCTGAACCAATTACAGGAAATTCAAACGTAAAAGAAACAATAGAAAAATATCCACAATTAAAAGAAATACTTGTAAAAATTTCGCCAAAATTCAAAACCATGCAAAATCCTGTAATGTGGAATACTGTTGCAAAATTTGCAACATTTAAAAATGCTGCTAAAATGACAGGCGTTTCATTGTGTGAAATATTACATACTGTAAATAAGGAATTAGGTCTTGAAAAAGAATTATACAAGCTTTTTCCTGAATGTATTAGGGAATCAGAAGAAGAGTTTAATAGCTCTGAAATTACCTGGAAAGAACCGGAAGAAATTATAAAAATACCTGAAAGTAATATTGAAAATCTTGGTGTTGTAATTGAGCAATTAAAAGACTTAAAATCCGGTGAATCCGTTGTTTTTGAAGGTAATATTGATTTAGAACCCGTTATAAAAATAATCGAAGATATGGAATACCTATATAACATAAAAAAATACAATACATTTAAAGTTAGAGTTTCTGTATATAATCCTTCAAAAGAAAGCACAAATATTGAAGATTATGAGGTTCTTGACGTTAGAATGATGCAGCAGGATCCATTTGATATAATTATCAAGAAAGCTTATTCGTTAAATCCAGGAGAAGGATTTGTTCTTGTTCAAACCTTTGTTCCAACGCCATTAATTAACATGCTTGATGGAATGGGTTTTGATGCGGAAATAGAACAGGTAAATCCATATGAAGTAAAGGTTTATTTCAAACGAAGAATTGAAGATGAAGAAGAAAATGTTGAAGATAATGGAAAACCAACAGTAACTATTCAATCTGCAACACCTGTGGGATATCCGATAATAATGAGATTATTACAGTCAAAACGATTAAAAAAGGTTGTAAACATTAAAGAGTTAAAAATCTGGGAAGAAACGGAAAAACATCTTGGCTGGATTGTAAATGGCAAAGCTGATATTAGTTTTTCTGCTTTAATTACTGCAGCAAAATTAAGAGACGTTGATGTAAAAATGCCTGTTGTATTTGTATGGGATAATTTTTCTATTATAACTCGCGGTTATAAGGCTAAAAGCCTTGAAGATTTAAAGGGCAAAACCATACATCTACCTCTTTTTGAAGATGCACCACCAGCAAAAATAACAAAATACTTAATTCAGGCAAAAGGTTTAAATATAGAAGATTTCAACTTTTCATACGGTAATCCTTTTGGAAGACCAAAGGAGATTATGATGGATTTCCTTTCAGGGAAAGTTGATACCGTATTATTAAGAGAACCAGAAGCAGGTTTTGTTATGCAGGCACTCGAAGAAAGTAATATAGAATATTCTGAACTTGATTACGGAAAGATCTGGAATGAAATTAATGATGGTTTTGGTTTGTTACCAAATGCTGGAATGGTTTTAAAAGGCGATTTAGTTAGAAACTATCCTGAAATTACAAAGGTATTATTGGAAGAATTGGAAGCTGCTATAAACTGGGTAAATGAAAATAGAAAAGAAGCTGCAAAACTTTCATTTGACATGATGAGAGCACCTATAAAGAATGTAGAAAAATTCCTTGAAAGGGTAACCTTTAAATATGTTTCTGGCAAAGAATTGGAAGAAAAAGTATATAATTTCTACGATATCCTCATAAAAAACGATATTATAAACGCTACACTCGATGAAGAATTAATGGAGATATTTAGAATTTAA
- the rplU gene encoding 50S ribosomal protein L21: MYAIIEVGGKQYKVEEGMELYTEKLVGYEPGAEVVLDKVLFVKGDSAKIGKPYVENAKVVAEVVKHGKDKKVLVVKFQGRKNYRRKKGHRQHYTALKIKKIEA, translated from the coding sequence ATGTACGCTATTATTGAAGTTGGCGGAAAACAGTACAAGGTAGAAGAAGGAATGGAACTTTACACAGAAAAGCTCGTTGGATACGAACCAGGAGCAGAAGTTGTTCTTGACAAAGTTTTATTTGTAAAGGGAGACTCAGCAAAGATAGGAAAACCTTATGTAGAAAACGCAAAGGTTGTTGCTGAGGTTGTAAAACATGGAAAAGACAAAAAAGTATTAGTTGTAAAGTTCCAGGGTAGAAAAAACTACAGAAGAAAGAAAGGACATCGCCAACACTACACAGCTTTAAAAATTAAAAAGATTGAAGCTTAA
- a CDS encoding ribosomal-processing cysteine protease Prp: protein MIKVSFNLKKREIEIKGHANFDEYGKDIVCSAVSVLTQFIAEIVKSEKVGKYIKKDGYLKINWSKDEMIDKLANYLYYALISIEESYPDNLKVEVNSK, encoded by the coding sequence ATGATTAAAGTAAGTTTTAATCTAAAAAAAAGGGAAATTGAAATCAAAGGACATGCAAACTTTGATGAATATGGAAAAGATATTGTATGTAGTGCTGTAAGCGTATTAACGCAATTTATTGCAGAGATAGTGAAAAGTGAAAAAGTCGGTAAATACATAAAGAAAGACGGATATTTAAAAATCAATTGGTCAAAAGATGAGATGATAGATAAACTCGCTAATTATCTTTATTATGCACTGATTAGCATTGAAGAAAGTTATCCTGATAACTTGAAAGTGGAGGTGAATAGTAAATGA
- the rpmA gene encoding 50S ribosomal protein L27: protein MRIDLQLFSSKKSGGTAKNGRDSKPKYLGVKKSDGQKVIPGNIIVRQRGTHFHPGNNVGMGKDYTIFAKIEGYVKFEMKNNRKYISVYPEK from the coding sequence ATGAGAATAGATCTTCAACTCTTTTCTTCAAAGAAGAGTGGAGGTACTGCAAAAAATGGAAGAGACAGTAAACCAAAGTACCTCGGAGTTAAAAAAAGTGATGGACAGAAAGTAATTCCAGGAAACATCATTGTAAGACAAAGAGGAACACATTTCCATCCTGGAAATAACGTGGGAATGGGAAAAGATTATACAATTTTTGCTAAAATAGAAGGTTATGTAAAGTTTGAAATGAAGAATAACAGAAAATACATCAGCGTTTATCCAGAAAAGTAA
- a CDS encoding ECF transporter S component, translating to MSRVKMLSTAGILGALSVLLMFIEIPIFPFASFLKYDPSALLIIASLLLFDWRTAVFSLLTKDIVFYFVKSGDIIGVSMDFVAILTFISVLAFLKLNMNKYIKYIISSIMVGIAMVLMNMVIIPIYFKMSFSDAAKYFGLSTWTLIITIIAFNMIKFIANGILGDLLYNRIKNFFS from the coding sequence ATGAGCCGTGTAAAAATGTTATCCACGGCAGGGATATTGGGAGCGTTATCTGTATTGTTGATGTTTATAGAAATTCCTATATTCCCTTTTGCAAGTTTTTTGAAATATGATCCAAGTGCTCTTTTGATAATTGCATCATTATTGCTTTTTGATTGGAGAACAGCTGTATTCTCATTATTAACCAAAGATATAGTGTTTTATTTTGTGAAGTCCGGAGATATTATAGGAGTTTCGATGGATTTTGTAGCTATTTTAACCTTTATTTCGGTTTTAGCCTTTTTAAAATTAAATATGAACAAATATATTAAATATATAATTAGTTCTATAATGGTTGGAATAGCGATGGTTTTAATGAATATGGTAATAATCCCAATCTATTTTAAGATGTCTTTTAGTGATGCAGCAAAGTATTTTGGATTAAGTACCTGGACATTGATAATTACAATAATCGCTTTTAATATGATAAAGTTTATTGCCAATGGCATTTTAGGAGACTTGTTATATAATAGAATAAAAAATTTCTTTTCCTAA
- the rplM gene encoding 50S ribosomal protein L13: MASIMTQKSYLAKNEEVERKWYVVDAEGKSLGRLAAQIARILQGKHKPTYTPHVDTGDYVIVINAEKVVLTGKKLTQKKYYRHSGYPGGLKEQTAKEILEKYPERLIEKAVKGMLPKTKLGRHMYKKLKVYAGSNHPHEAQKPEKLEL; encoded by the coding sequence ATGGCTTCAATTATGACTCAAAAGAGTTATTTGGCTAAAAATGAAGAAGTTGAAAGAAAATGGTATGTTGTAGATGCAGAAGGTAAATCTTTAGGTAGATTAGCTGCACAGATTGCTAGAATTTTACAGGGAAAACACAAACCTACATATACACCTCATGTTGATACAGGTGATTATGTAATTGTTATAAATGCTGAAAAGGTGGTTTTAACAGGTAAAAAATTAACACAGAAAAAATACTACAGACATTCTGGATATCCAGGAGGATTAAAAGAACAAACAGCAAAAGAAATTCTTGAAAAATACCCTGAAAGATTAATCGAAAAAGCAGTTAAGGGTATGCTTCCAAAAACAAAATTAGGAAGACATATGTACAAAAAGTTAAAGGTTTATGCTGGTTCTAATCACCCTCATGAAGCACAAAAACCAGAAAAGTTGGAATTATAA
- the rpsI gene encoding 30S ribosomal protein S9 produces MAEFIDYYGTGRRKASVARVHLRPGEGKIRVNKKEYANLTEYFNNNPVWSKHALEPLTVTENEGKFDIVITVNGGGMNGQAGAIRLGIARALLQFDENLRPVLRKHGLLTRDPREVERKKYGLKKARRAPQFSKR; encoded by the coding sequence ATGGCTGAATTTATAGATTATTACGGAACAGGTAGAAGAAAGGCTTCAGTTGCAAGAGTTCACTTAAGACCTGGTGAAGGAAAAATAAGAGTAAACAAAAAAGAATACGCAAACTTAACAGAATACTTTAACAATAATCCTGTATGGTCAAAACACGCACTTGAACCATTAACAGTAACAGAAAATGAAGGTAAATTCGATATTGTTATTACAGTTAATGGTGGCGGAATGAATGGACAGGCTGGTGCTATAAGATTGGGTATTGCAAGAGCATTACTTCAATTTGATGAAAATTTAAGACCAGTTTTAAGAAAACACGGATTATTAACAAGAGACCCAAGAGAAGTAGAAAGAAAGAAATACGGTCTCAAGAAAGCAAGAAGAGCACCACAATTCTCAAAGAGATGA
- the dnaG gene encoding DNA primase, whose amino-acid sequence MIPREVIDEINSRLDIKDIVGSYLSLKKTGKNYTALCPFHPEDTPSFFVFPATNTFHCFGCGAHGDPITFIQKYEHLTFIEAVKKAAVMAGIDVSKYLKKRELPLELQIFEDYHKRYHEILLNLPDNHVAWKYLNKRGINRDNAIKFELGFSNGSIKSLILDKMDISRDIGASLGIIRKDGSEVFSNRIIIPIKDDYGRIVAFAGRSINNEKPKYLNSPENKYFQKSNLLFLFDKSKNIIKREKYSILVEGYFDAIQMHINGFENTVAVLGSSFTQLHARKLIKYTDKIITMFDMDEAGRNATLRSLDYLISYGFQVAIAQYTEKDPDELIQKHGENGILNTLEQSKKFYDFIPEYFKDKYNLEDEFGVEQYLEKMAEWYIKFQRSKHVAVTDAFIKRIAIILLKPENTIKKAIENILKYKKFNKKVIPYISVEAEEKSEKNYNELDKQLIWLWIKHKKYRDMLLTHLKAEDFEGLGKEFFSFAKNGEDLSYILENGSEELIDLIKISWNFDYDIEPDKVFSSLIETVERLRKEREVKALRQKLKNTTDDREKKEIMKRIFDLLATLKKRGGGF is encoded by the coding sequence TTGATACCAAGAGAAGTTATTGATGAAATAAATTCAAGATTGGATATAAAGGATATAGTTGGAAGTTATCTTTCCTTAAAAAAGACTGGAAAGAATTATACTGCTTTATGTCCATTCCACCCTGAAGATACTCCATCCTTTTTTGTTTTTCCAGCTACAAATACCTTTCATTGCTTTGGTTGCGGAGCGCATGGAGATCCCATAACATTTATTCAAAAATATGAACATCTTACCTTTATAGAGGCTGTAAAAAAGGCAGCTGTTATGGCAGGTATAGATGTATCTAAATATTTGAAAAAAAGAGAATTGCCTCTTGAATTGCAAATTTTCGAAGATTATCATAAAAGATATCATGAAATCCTGTTAAACCTTCCAGATAACCATGTAGCCTGGAAATATTTAAATAAAAGAGGAATAAATAGAGATAATGCTATAAAGTTTGAACTTGGTTTTTCAAATGGCAGTATTAAATCTTTGATATTAGATAAAATGGATATTTCAAGAGATATAGGAGCATCTCTTGGAATTATCAGAAAAGACGGTAGCGAAGTTTTTTCAAATAGAATAATAATTCCTATAAAAGATGATTACGGTCGCATTGTAGCCTTTGCAGGAAGAAGTATAAACAATGAAAAACCAAAATATTTAAACAGTCCTGAAAATAAGTATTTTCAAAAATCTAATTTGTTGTTTTTATTTGATAAATCCAAAAATATAATAAAAAGAGAAAAATATTCTATTCTTGTTGAAGGATATTTTGATGCAATTCAAATGCATATAAATGGATTTGAGAATACCGTTGCTGTTTTAGGTTCATCTTTTACTCAATTGCATGCAAGAAAATTAATAAAATATACAGATAAAATAATTACCATGTTTGATATGGACGAAGCAGGGAGAAACGCGACATTACGTTCATTGGATTATCTCATATCCTATGGATTTCAGGTTGCTATTGCGCAATATACTGAAAAAGATCCTGATGAATTAATTCAAAAACATGGTGAAAATGGAATTTTAAATACATTGGAACAGTCGAAAAAATTTTATGATTTCATACCTGAATATTTTAAGGATAAATACAACCTTGAAGATGAATTTGGTGTGGAACAATATCTTGAAAAAATGGCAGAATGGTATATAAAATTTCAACGATCAAAACATGTTGCAGTAACAGATGCGTTTATAAAAAGAATAGCTATAATACTTTTGAAACCTGAAAATACAATAAAAAAAGCAATAGAAAATATCTTAAAATATAAAAAGTTCAATAAAAAGGTTATTCCATATATATCTGTTGAAGCTGAAGAAAAAAGCGAAAAAAATTATAATGAACTTGATAAACAGTTAATATGGTTATGGATAAAACATAAAAAATATAGAGATATGTTATTAACGCATTTGAAAGCAGAAGATTTTGAAGGGCTTGGAAAGGAATTTTTTTCTTTTGCCAAAAACGGAGAAGATCTTTCTTATATACTTGAAAATGGAAGTGAAGAGTTAATAGATTTAATCAAAATTTCATGGAATTTTGATTATGATATAGAACCAGATAAAGTTTTTTCAAGTCTAATAGAGACAGTGGAGAGGTTGCGTAAAGAGCGAGAGGTTAAAGCGCTAAGACAAAAACTAAAGAATACCACAGATGACAGAGAAAAAAAAGAAATAATGAAAAGAATCTTTGATTTACTCGCTACGCTCAAAAAGCGAGGAGGTGGTTTTTAG
- the rpoD gene encoding RNA polymerase sigma factor RpoD: MKTIEEIGNLEIGEVSEGQEYVKARKRKSSDKKPKTFEKMVKDLVKKAKKNNMVLTYEDIDKSLPAELDTELIEKIYEALENEGIMIDDGTQLDDESLNEIEEVMAAEGAAAIDLMDYLGDGETQIFDNMSLKDPIKVYLKEIGKIKLLTPQREKRLAKKAQEGNKKARDELIKANLRLVISIAKKYIGRGLSFLDLIQEGNIGLIKAVNKFDYKKGFKFSTYATWWIRQAITRAIADQARTIRIPVHMVETINKFNKIIREYLQEHGEYPSPEKLAELTGKPVEKVNEILLTARETISADSPLGASDEDDSTIGDFIADDTLDKPAEVAMKMLLREELEKILDTLQPREAMVLKMRYGLLDGKVKTLEEVGQYFNVTRERIRQIEVKALRKLRHPSRSAQLKELSSMLGKEL; the protein is encoded by the coding sequence ATGAAGACCATTGAGGAAATAGGAAATCTGGAGATTGGCGAAGTTAGCGAAGGGCAGGAATATGTAAAAGCCCGAAAGAGAAAATCCTCAGACAAAAAGCCAAAAACCTTTGAAAAAATGGTAAAGGATCTTGTTAAAAAAGCTAAGAAGAACAATATGGTATTAACGTATGAGGATATTGATAAATCACTTCCTGCTGAACTGGATACAGAATTAATAGAAAAGATATATGAAGCACTTGAAAATGAAGGAATAATGATAGATGATGGTACCCAGCTTGATGATGAAAGTTTAAATGAAATAGAAGAAGTAATGGCAGCTGAAGGAGCTGCTGCAATTGATTTAATGGATTATTTAGGGGATGGAGAAACTCAGATTTTTGACAATATGTCATTAAAAGATCCTATAAAGGTTTATCTAAAAGAAATAGGGAAGATTAAGTTGTTAACACCTCAAAGGGAAAAACGATTGGCAAAAAAAGCTCAAGAAGGTAATAAAAAAGCAAGAGATGAATTGATAAAAGCTAATTTAAGGCTTGTTATATCTATTGCAAAAAAATATATAGGAAGAGGATTATCCTTTCTGGATTTGATTCAGGAAGGAAATATAGGATTAATAAAAGCGGTAAATAAGTTTGATTATAAGAAGGGATTTAAATTCAGTACATATGCAACATGGTGGATTAGACAGGCTATAACAAGAGCTATTGCTGATCAGGCAAGAACTATAAGAATCCCAGTGCATATGGTTGAAACAATAAACAAATTCAATAAAATTATCAGAGAATATTTGCAGGAACATGGTGAATATCCTTCACCAGAAAAACTTGCAGAATTAACAGGAAAACCAGTTGAAAAGGTAAATGAAATCCTTTTAACAGCAAGGGAAACAATATCTGCTGACTCACCGCTTGGAGCATCAGATGAAGATGATTCAACAATAGGTGATTTTATAGCAGATGATACATTGGATAAACCAGCAGAAGTTGCTATGAAAATGTTATTGAGAGAAGAACTTGAAAAAATTCTTGATACATTGCAGCCAAGAGAGGCAATGGTATTGAAAATGAGATATGGCCTTCTTGATGGTAAGGTAAAGACTCTTGAAGAGGTTGGACAGTATTTTAATGTAACAAGAGAAAGAATAAGACAGATTGAAGTTAAGGCATTGAGAAAGTTAAGACATCCAAGCAGAAGCGCTCAATTAAAAGAATTAAGTTCTATGCTTGGAAAAGAGTTATAA
- a CDS encoding ATP-dependent helicase: protein MDEKVFNIKREYSIPEFFKEELDSEQLDAVINSTGRSLIIAGPGSGKTRVITYKIAYLLSQGIKPENILLVTFTRAAAREMVERVRNVTNVDTSSLTAGTFHHVCNMILRRYAKVIGYENNFTILDSEDAKDLMRIAKNEYKETLTKEEAKQIPGEGVILKIIGYAANTLKSIREAILDMAAYLIDYQEDIERIYMNYLEMKKKINAMDYDDMLINTLHLLETNEDIRNYIASKYQWVLVDEFQDTSLVQLRIVEFLSSVHKNLIVVGDDSQSIYSFRGSRFENVEEFQSHEDVKLFKIQTNYRSVPEIVELENYLIPTHSIPKKLKPYRSSYHMKPVIVKTYDELEQADFIVQLIENKFDEGVSPEEIAILYRSHSLSMVLQQKLDVKKISYKLLSGKRFIETRHIKDIMAFLKILANPYDNISWTRVLKLFPGIGQKTLTKIVNEFYANLMEYPTPYGAFEQIKFRKYPKAKEIILYLFENSDENPQDLIDYIYNEFYREYLELNFKDAYSRKQDIERLGEIASRYKSVESFLEELALSENIEIQSAEKDRKNERITLTTVHGAKGLEWKVVIIISVNPGDFPNGMALKEKKIDEEERLFYVAVTRAKDELYIVKQLTGTTKPYYGNSFYMRQKLPDFTDKIPKELVEHWKIGYSD, encoded by the coding sequence ATGGACGAAAAAGTGTTTAATATAAAACGTGAATATTCTATACCAGAATTCTTCAAAGAAGAGTTAGATAGTGAACAGCTTGATGCCGTTATAAACTCCACAGGAAGATCATTAATAATTGCAGGCCCGGGTTCAGGAAAGACCCGGGTCATTACATATAAAATCGCATATTTGCTTTCTCAAGGCATAAAACCGGAAAATATTTTATTGGTTACTTTTACAAGAGCTGCTGCTCGTGAAATGGTAGAAAGGGTAAGAAATGTAACCAATGTAGATACATCTTCACTAACTGCAGGTACCTTTCACCATGTGTGTAATATGATTTTAAGGAGATATGCAAAGGTTATTGGATATGAAAATAACTTTACTATTCTCGATTCAGAAGATGCGAAGGATTTAATGAGAATAGCAAAAAATGAATATAAGGAAACATTAACAAAGGAAGAAGCCAAACAAATTCCAGGTGAAGGGGTTATTTTAAAGATTATAGGATATGCCGCAAATACGTTAAAATCCATTCGTGAAGCAATATTGGATATGGCTGCATATTTAATTGATTATCAAGAGGATATAGAAAGAATATATATGAATTATCTTGAAATGAAGAAAAAAATAAATGCAATGGATTATGATGATATGCTAATAAATACATTGCATCTTTTAGAAACAAATGAGGATATAAGAAATTATATAGCTTCAAAATATCAATGGGTATTGGTAGATGAATTTCAGGATACCAGTCTTGTTCAATTGAGAATAGTTGAATTTTTATCCAGTGTGCATAAAAATCTTATAGTTGTTGGTGATGATTCGCAAAGTATATATTCATTTAGGGGTTCAAGATTTGAAAATGTTGAAGAGTTTCAGTCACATGAAGATGTAAAATTATTTAAAATTCAAACAAATTATAGAAGTGTTCCTGAAATAGTTGAATTAGAAAATTATCTTATTCCAACACACTCTATTCCAAAAAAATTAAAACCATATAGAAGTTCCTATCATATGAAACCAGTAATAGTGAAAACATATGATGAATTAGAACAGGCAGATTTTATAGTGCAACTTATAGAAAATAAATTTGATGAAGGTGTTTCTCCAGAAGAAATAGCTATATTATACCGTTCCCATAGTTTATCAATGGTACTACAACAAAAATTGGACGTAAAAAAGATTTCATATAAATTATTATCTGGTAAGAGATTTATAGAAACAAGACATATAAAAGATATAATGGCTTTTTTAAAGATATTAGCAAATCCATATGATAATATTTCATGGACACGTGTATTAAAGCTGTTTCCAGGTATAGGTCAAAAAACACTTACAAAAATCGTTAACGAATTTTATGCAAACCTTATGGAATATCCAACACCATATGGAGCATTTGAACAGATTAAATTTAGAAAGTATCCAAAAGCCAAAGAAATAATATTATATTTGTTTGAAAATAGCGATGAAAATCCACAGGATTTAATAGACTATATATATAATGAGTTTTATAGGGAATATCTGGAATTAAATTTTAAAGATGCATATTCAAGAAAACAGGATATAGAAAGATTAGGGGAAATTGCTTCAAGATATAAGTCAGTAGAATCCTTTCTTGAAGAATTGGCATTAAGTGAAAATATAGAAATACAAAGTGCCGAGAAAGATAGAAAAAATGAAAGAATTACATTAACTACAGTTCATGGTGCAAAGGGATTGGAATGGAAGGTTGTAATAATAATTTCTGTAAACCCTGGAGATTTCCCAAACGGAATGGCATTAAAAGAAAAAAAGATAGATGAAGAGGAAAGATTGTTTTATGTTGCTGTAACTCGAGCAAAAGATGAGTTGTATATAGTAAAACAGCTTACTGGAACGACAAAGCCGTATTACGGCAATTCATTTTACATGAGGCAGAAATTACCAGATTTTACAGATAAAATTCCAAAAGAACTTGTGGAACACTGGAAAATTGGATATTCAGATTAA